Proteins from a single region of Undibacterium sp. KW1:
- a CDS encoding cache domain-containing protein: MLKFVRMVVAGLVFLLGASSHAQNAHGTAPEAVAMVQKVIASIKANGRDKTFADVNNLQGPFRDRDLYVTINDMNGKNLAHGANAKMQGKDLMDLKDADGKLFVRERMELAKTKGKGWQDYKFVNPVSKQIEQKSMYFEKYEDIVINCGIYK, encoded by the coding sequence ATGCTTAAATTCGTACGAATGGTAGTAGCGGGATTGGTTTTCTTGTTGGGCGCGTCCAGTCATGCGCAAAATGCCCATGGCACGGCACCTGAGGCTGTCGCCATGGTGCAAAAAGTCATTGCCAGTATCAAGGCGAATGGCAGGGACAAGACTTTTGCTGATGTTAATAATCTGCAAGGGCCTTTCCGTGACCGCGACCTGTATGTCACCATTAATGATATGAATGGCAAGAACCTGGCCCATGGTGCAAATGCCAAGATGCAGGGCAAGGACTTAATGGATTTAAAAGATGCCGATGGCAAGCTGTTCGTACGTGAACGTATGGAGCTCGCCAAAACCAAGGGCAAGGGCTGGCAGGACTATAAGTTTGTCAATCCTGTCTCTAAACAGATAGAACAAAAATCCATGTACTTTGAAAAGTATGAAGACATCGTTATCAACTGTGGTATCTATAAGTAA